The proteins below are encoded in one region of Parvicella tangerina:
- a CDS encoding IS1595 family transposase, which translates to MESFKDIEYFVNALSGERLTYLKSYIKSLVPNLLEVREEQVENLCCPDCGSDKLKKNGNYGDKQKFVCKACNRGFGILSGTCVHGLHKRELWTRFIEFTLESMSIRKICEELNISRQTCLDWRHKLLTSINEVFTKEFHGIVEMDDMLMRLNQKGRREDFIEESRRTKTITNRYGNRVSMRLKGNRKRGISRDQVSVLLTVDRYGTVGTGMLKRGKMDSNSLNRVFGNGLLSRLNSDNTIVTDEAKAYVSVLNACGFDHEHINAGNKQWTKGIYHLNTLNNADGRFKKWIKYHFSSVSTKYLHNYLGYFKMLFFVLKSGEKMEEFLRFSLIDITSNFRFRNIENQYQTFLKY; encoded by the coding sequence ATGGAAAGTTTCAAAGACATAGAATATTTTGTGAATGCTTTATCAGGTGAGCGATTGACTTATTTGAAAAGTTATATCAAATCATTAGTTCCAAATTTGCTAGAAGTTCGAGAAGAGCAAGTAGAAAACTTGTGTTGCCCAGATTGCGGTAGCGATAAATTGAAAAAGAATGGAAACTACGGTGACAAACAGAAATTCGTTTGTAAAGCTTGTAATAGAGGTTTTGGCATATTGAGTGGAACATGCGTTCATGGTCTTCATAAGCGTGAATTATGGACACGGTTTATTGAATTTACATTAGAGAGTATGTCAATTCGTAAAATCTGTGAAGAGTTAAATATATCACGTCAAACTTGTTTGGATTGGAGACACAAGTTGTTGACTAGTATTAACGAAGTATTTACTAAAGAATTTCACGGTATCGTAGAAATGGACGATATGTTAATGAGATTAAATCAGAAAGGACGTAGAGAGGATTTCATTGAAGAATCTCGTAGAACTAAAACAATTACAAACCGATATGGAAATAGAGTTTCAATGAGGTTGAAAGGAAATCGTAAACGTGGTATCAGTCGTGACCAAGTTTCTGTATTGTTAACTGTTGACCGATACGGAACTGTCGGAACAGGGATGTTGAAACGTGGTAAGATGGATTCTAACAGTTTAAATCGTGTGTTTGGAAATGGTCTATTATCAAGATTAAACAGCGATAATACAATCGTTACAGATGAAGCTAAAGCGTATGTATCGGTATTGAACGCTTGTGGATTCGACCACGAACATATTAACGCTGGAAACAAACAATGGACTAAAGGAATTTACCACTTAAACACATTAAATAATGCTGATGGTCGATTTAAAAAGTGGATTAAGTATCACTTCTCTAGTGTTTCAACAAAGTACCTTCACAACTACTTAGGTTACTTCAAGATGCTATTCTTTGTGTTGAAAAGTGGTGAGAAGATGGAAGAGTTCCTGAGATTTTCATTGATTGATATAACTTCCAATTTTAGGTTTAGAAATATCGAAAATCAGTATCAGACATTCTTGAAGTATTAA